A genomic stretch from Shewanella woodyi ATCC 51908 includes:
- a CDS encoding sugar MFS transporter: MASTSVLNEQSQSAHQSGDFRFALVALTSLFFMWGFITCLNDILIPYLKNMFDLNYTQAMLVQFCFFGAYFIVSIPAGSLVGKIGYQKGIVTGLAIACLGCLLFYPSASFASYWMFLVAFFVLASGITILQVAANPYVSVLGPANTASSRLTLTQAFNSLGTTVAPFFGSWLILSTSEHGGTNSEVLNDAAYQASTVQVPYLILAGTLILIAALFLRLKLPLLGMKKSSSLPEKPGVHSISAWHYPHLVLGAVGIFVYVGAEVSIGSFLISFLGQEEIAGLSHAEAANYIAYYFGGAMVGRFLGAAVMQKIKAGKVLAFNAVLACVLIVFAIFSTGSLAMWALLLVGLCNSIMFPTIFSLALQDLGQFTSQGSGILCLAIVGGAIIPLLQGGLADIFGIQLAFALPLLCYGFIAYYGMKGCDAKRPLH; encoded by the coding sequence ATGGCGAGTACATCAGTATTAAATGAGCAATCACAGAGTGCGCACCAAAGTGGGGACTTTCGCTTTGCTTTAGTGGCGCTAACCTCACTCTTTTTTATGTGGGGTTTTATCACTTGTCTCAATGATATTCTTATCCCTTACCTGAAAAACATGTTTGATCTTAACTACACCCAAGCGATGTTGGTTCAGTTCTGCTTTTTCGGGGCTTACTTTATCGTCTCTATTCCTGCGGGAAGTTTAGTGGGAAAAATTGGCTATCAGAAGGGGATTGTCACTGGACTTGCCATTGCATGTTTGGGGTGCTTACTCTTCTATCCATCGGCAAGTTTCGCCTCCTACTGGATGTTTCTTGTGGCTTTTTTTGTGTTGGCTTCGGGCATCACTATACTGCAAGTTGCCGCTAATCCTTACGTGAGTGTACTTGGCCCTGCCAACACTGCTTCGTCTCGATTGACTCTGACTCAGGCTTTTAATTCATTGGGGACGACAGTTGCGCCATTTTTTGGTAGCTGGTTAATTTTATCGACCTCAGAGCATGGGGGCACAAACTCTGAAGTATTGAATGATGCCGCTTACCAGGCAAGTACGGTACAGGTGCCGTATCTGATCTTAGCGGGTACATTAATCTTGATAGCGGCACTCTTTTTACGTTTAAAATTGCCACTTTTGGGGATGAAGAAAAGCTCATCATTGCCTGAAAAGCCAGGTGTTCATAGTATCAGTGCTTGGCATTATCCTCATTTAGTTCTTGGCGCCGTGGGCATTTTTGTCTATGTGGGAGCTGAGGTGTCAATCGGTAGTTTTCTGATCAGCTTTTTAGGTCAGGAGGAGATTGCCGGGCTTAGCCATGCAGAAGCTGCAAACTATATTGCTTACTATTTTGGTGGCGCTATGGTGGGACGCTTTTTGGGTGCGGCGGTCATGCAGAAGATTAAAGCTGGTAAGGTGCTGGCATTCAATGCGGTATTAGCCTGTGTGTTGATTGTGTTTGCAATCTTTAGCACTGGGAGTCTTGCCATGTGGGCACTGCTTCTCGTGGGTTTGTGTAACTCAATCATGTTTCCTACAATTTTTAGTTTAGCGCTGCAAGATCTTGGGCAATTCACCAGTCAGGGATCGGGTATCTTATGTTTAGCGATAGTCGGTGGTGCCATTATTCCTCTGCTTCAAGGAGGCTTAGCTGATATTTTTGGTATTCAATTAGCTTTTGCTTTACCACTGCTTTGCTACGGGTTTATTGCTTATTACGGCATGAAAGGCTGTGATGCAAAACGGCCATTACACTAG
- the mak gene encoding fructokinase: MFRIGIDLGGTKIELIALDASGEERFRKRVPTPRQYPSTLDAIVELVNEAELVIGEKASIGVGIPGIVSPFTGLVKNANSTWINGHPLDVDLGKRLARKVKVANDANCFAVSEAVDGAAKNSAVVFGVIIGTGCGAGIAINGQVHAGGNGIGGEWGHNPLPWMTPDEHHSTSCFCGNRDCIETFISGTGFVRDFRESGGEAASGIEIAQLMEQGDALATQAFTRFIDRLARSLAHVINVLDPDVIVLGGGVSNIDAIYTELPAVLPNYVLGRECETPVVKNLYGASSGVRGAAWLWGRDS, translated from the coding sequence ATGTTTAGAATTGGCATCGATTTAGGTGGTACCAAAATTGAGTTAATTGCGTTAGATGCTAGTGGTGAAGAGCGCTTTCGTAAGCGAGTACCCACACCAAGGCAATACCCATCAACCTTGGATGCTATTGTTGAACTGGTCAATGAAGCTGAGCTTGTGATAGGTGAGAAAGCAAGTATTGGCGTTGGGATCCCTGGAATCGTGTCTCCCTTTACTGGCTTGGTAAAAAATGCCAACTCAACCTGGATTAATGGTCACCCCTTAGATGTTGATTTAGGTAAGCGGTTAGCACGGAAAGTAAAGGTGGCGAATGATGCCAACTGCTTTGCCGTATCGGAAGCGGTAGATGGTGCGGCTAAAAACAGCGCAGTGGTGTTTGGGGTTATTATCGGTACTGGCTGCGGCGCAGGTATCGCGATTAATGGTCAAGTACACGCAGGTGGTAATGGCATAGGTGGAGAGTGGGGCCATAACCCGCTTCCATGGATGACACCTGATGAACACCACTCAACTAGCTGTTTTTGTGGCAATAGAGACTGTATCGAAACCTTTATCTCAGGCACAGGGTTTGTCCGTGATTTTCGAGAGTCTGGTGGGGAAGCCGCTAGTGGCATTGAGATAGCCCAGCTGATGGAGCAGGGCGATGCATTGGCTACCCAAGCTTTTACGCGTTTTATCGACAGACTTGCACGCTCCTTAGCCCATGTCATTAACGTACTTGACCCTGATGTCATCGTATTGGGCGGCGGCGTATCGAATATCGATGCCATCTACACTGAGCTACCTGCGGTGCTTCCCAACTATGTGCTAGGTCGAGAGTGTGAAACCCCAGTGGTTAAGAATCTCTATGGTGCCTCATCCGGCGTTAGAGGCGCAGCCTGGTTATGGGGAAGAGATAGTTAA
- a CDS encoding GH1 family beta-glucosidase, producing MKISLPEASRLNQKEFTYGVATASFQIEGGYDSRLPCIWDTFCSTQGKIRDGSDGKSACEHLKLWKEDIELIDSLNVDAYRLSLSWGRVINQDGSVNSEGIDFYIQLLDALKRKKIKAFVTLYHWDLPQHIEDNGGWLNRETAFLFQDYADKVSQILGDRVYSYATLNEPFCSSYLGYEAGIHAPGLAQVSYGRQAAHHLLLAHGLAMQVLQKNAPHSLNGIVLNFTPCYPVSDSLQDKKAAALADEYFNQWYIKPLFDGRYPDIMGSLEDKDKPVILAGDMDILTQPLDFLGVNFYTRNRYQHCPEQRFKEITMPDVPRTDIGWEIYPQAFTDLLISLDKSYQLPPIYITENGAAMDDKLIAQSVNDLDRVQYYQGHLEALDKAIEAGVNIQGYFAWSLMDNFEWAEGYLKRFGLVYVDYNTQVRTIKASGLAYRDFITARHTDN from the coding sequence ATGAAAATATCTTTACCAGAAGCGTCGAGGCTTAACCAAAAAGAGTTTACTTACGGCGTTGCCACCGCTTCGTTTCAAATTGAGGGGGGCTATGACTCCCGACTCCCCTGCATTTGGGATACCTTCTGTTCAACCCAAGGGAAGATCCGTGATGGTTCTGATGGCAAATCAGCCTGTGAGCACCTGAAACTATGGAAAGAAGATATTGAACTGATTGATTCACTGAACGTAGATGCTTACCGACTTTCACTCTCTTGGGGCAGGGTGATCAATCAAGATGGCAGCGTTAATTCTGAAGGAATAGATTTTTATATTCAGCTACTTGATGCCCTCAAACGCAAGAAGATTAAAGCCTTTGTCACTCTCTATCATTGGGATCTACCACAACATATTGAAGACAATGGCGGCTGGCTCAACCGCGAAACCGCCTTCCTGTTTCAAGACTATGCTGATAAAGTCAGCCAAATCCTCGGCGATAGAGTCTACTCTTACGCGACACTCAATGAGCCGTTTTGCAGCTCATACTTAGGTTACGAGGCAGGTATTCATGCTCCGGGGTTGGCACAGGTATCCTATGGCAGACAAGCAGCACATCATCTACTGCTCGCCCATGGACTCGCGATGCAGGTGCTGCAAAAAAACGCCCCACATAGCCTCAATGGTATCGTACTGAACTTTACCCCTTGCTATCCGGTCAGCGATTCTCTGCAAGATAAGAAAGCAGCAGCCCTTGCCGATGAATACTTTAACCAATGGTATATCAAGCCACTTTTCGATGGCCGTTACCCAGATATTATGGGCAGCTTAGAGGATAAGGATAAACCCGTTATTTTGGCGGGAGATATGGATATTCTGACTCAACCTCTCGATTTCTTGGGCGTTAATTTTTATACCCGAAATCGATATCAACACTGTCCAGAGCAAAGATTTAAAGAGATAACCATGCCTGATGTTCCTAGAACAGATATTGGCTGGGAGATCTACCCTCAAGCTTTTACGGACCTACTTATCTCTCTGGATAAATCCTATCAACTGCCTCCTATCTACATCACCGAAAATGGTGCAGCGATGGACGATAAACTGATAGCGCAATCGGTCAATGATCTAGACAGAGTTCAATATTACCAAGGTCACCTTGAAGCATTGGACAAAGCGATAGAAGCGGGCGTCAATATTCAGGGCTACTTCGCATGGAGTTTAATGGATAACTTTGAGTGGGCTGAAGGCTACCTAAAACGCTTCGGATTGGTATATGTTGACTACAATACGCAAGTTCGCACGATAAAAGCCAGTGGACTTGCCTATCGAGACTTTATTACAGCACGTCATACCGATAACTAA
- the rpsU gene encoding 30S ribosomal protein S21 → MPIIKVRDNEPFDVALRRFKRSCEKAGILADVRAREFYEKPTTARKRAKAAAVKRLAKKLSRENARRVRLY, encoded by the coding sequence ATGCCAATAATTAAAGTACGCGATAACGAACCATTTGACGTAGCTCTACGTCGTTTTAAGCGCTCTTGTGAGAAAGCTGGTATCTTAGCTGATGTTCGTGCTCGTGAGTTTTACGAAAAGCCAACAACTGCACGTAAGCGTGCTAAAGCCGCTGCTGTTAAGCGTCTTGCTAAGAAACTTTCACGCGAAAACGCTCGTCGCGTACGTTTATACTAA
- the dnaG gene encoding DNA primase — MAIPRDFINELVARIDIVDLIDAKVPLKKAGKNHSACCPFHSEKSPSFTVSRDKQFYHCFGCGAHGNVIDFVMEYDRLDFIDAIEDLAGQLGVEVPREKGTGPRRDEGLSRDLYQLMEEASLYFQNQLRQNNDKQKVLDYLAHRGLSNDVVEHFNIGFAPDGWDGLLSRYRQSQDAQDKLLTAGMVIENDNGKRYDRFRDRLMFPIRDRRGRVIGFGGRVLGDGTPKYLNSPETPIFHKGNELYGLYELKQKHRDPQKVLIVEGYMDVVALAQFGVDYAVASLGTSTTADQFQLLLRSAKEVVCCYDGDRAGTEAAWRALETALPLLKPGNQVKFMFLPEGEDPDTMVRQVGKEVFENQIEEAKLLPEFLFETLAAQYGSDKGTLAKQAIKLIEKIQDTVLQSLLLENLAYKLGMNSAEELKRKLGFSSKEQAKPLQTKALKGRGTPLRLAIALLVQNPLLGEGLPEQPALKHIKMAGIELLTLLLDITRVQVKNSAQLLEQFRGDEQLSTLKKLTQWDHQVADENLQLEFRKTLIWLNNQYIEQRYQELSLKQNHTKEERIQLTKLIAVIKGLK; from the coding sequence ATGGCGATACCTCGTGATTTTATCAATGAGCTAGTAGCTCGAATTGACATAGTCGATCTAATCGACGCAAAAGTACCCCTAAAAAAGGCGGGTAAGAACCACTCTGCCTGTTGCCCTTTTCACAGCGAAAAATCCCCCTCTTTTACCGTAAGCCGGGATAAACAGTTCTACCATTGCTTCGGTTGTGGTGCACATGGCAACGTCATTGATTTCGTCATGGAATATGACAGGCTAGACTTTATCGATGCCATTGAAGATCTCGCTGGACAACTTGGTGTAGAAGTCCCAAGAGAGAAAGGAACAGGGCCAAGACGCGACGAAGGATTAAGTCGTGATCTGTATCAATTAATGGAAGAAGCGAGTCTGTACTTTCAGAATCAGCTTAGACAAAATAATGATAAACAAAAGGTTCTTGATTATTTAGCACATCGAGGACTCTCCAATGACGTGGTCGAACACTTCAATATTGGATTTGCACCCGACGGCTGGGACGGTTTACTAAGCCGCTACCGCCAAAGTCAGGATGCACAAGATAAACTTCTCACCGCTGGTATGGTGATAGAGAACGATAACGGCAAACGTTACGATAGATTTAGGGACAGATTAATGTTCCCAATTCGTGACAGAAGAGGCCGAGTTATCGGTTTTGGTGGTCGAGTTTTAGGCGATGGTACGCCAAAGTACTTGAATTCTCCAGAAACGCCCATATTTCATAAGGGCAATGAACTCTATGGTCTCTATGAGCTGAAACAAAAGCACAGAGATCCGCAAAAAGTGCTCATTGTCGAAGGCTATATGGATGTGGTTGCACTGGCTCAATTTGGTGTCGACTACGCCGTGGCATCATTAGGTACATCGACAACCGCTGATCAATTTCAGCTATTGCTACGTAGTGCCAAAGAGGTTGTCTGCTGTTATGACGGCGACAGAGCTGGAACAGAGGCCGCTTGGCGAGCTCTGGAAACAGCACTCCCCCTGCTAAAACCAGGTAATCAGGTGAAGTTTATGTTTCTACCTGAAGGTGAAGACCCTGATACTATGGTCCGTCAGGTGGGAAAAGAGGTATTTGAAAATCAGATTGAAGAAGCCAAACTACTGCCCGAGTTTCTATTTGAAACCTTAGCCGCACAATATGGCTCAGACAAAGGCACGTTAGCTAAACAGGCAATCAAGCTGATTGAAAAGATTCAAGACACGGTCTTACAAAGTTTACTGCTAGAGAACCTAGCTTATAAACTGGGTATGAACAGTGCTGAAGAGCTAAAAAGGAAGCTGGGCTTCTCTAGTAAAGAGCAAGCAAAACCGCTTCAAACAAAAGCATTAAAAGGACGAGGAACCCCATTGCGATTAGCCATCGCCTTGCTAGTACAAAATCCTCTTTTAGGTGAAGGTTTGCCAGAGCAACCAGCACTGAAACACATAAAGATGGCCGGCATAGAGTTGCTGACCCTGTTATTAGACATAACCCGTGTACAGGTAAAAAACAGCGCACAACTACTTGAGCAGTTTAGGGGAGATGAGCAACTCAGCACCCTAAAAAAACTGACCCAATGGGACCATCAAGTGGCGGATGAAAACCTGCAACTCGAGTTTAGAAAAACCCTGATCTGGTTGAACAACCAATATATTGAACAACGATATCAGGAATTGAGTCTAAAACAGAACCATACTAAAGAAGAAAGGATACAGCTGACTAAGCTTATCGCTGTCATAAAAGGGCTGAAATAA
- a CDS encoding glycoside hydrolase family 3 protein — MSVLAYKRSLLSITILAITMTSGCSKEVAPQKEDLEPKEGLQSYAFGGKAVDINIWPALELPHRNSSEVEGKVAEILAGMTLEQKVAQMIQPEIRDISVEDMRQYGFGSYLNGGGAYPNNDKHALPSDWIALAENMYQASVDASLDGSSIPTMWGTDAVHGHNNVIGATLFPHNIGLGAANNPELIREVAAITAKEVMVTGIDWVFAPTVAVVRDDRWGRTYEGYSEDPEIVLAYSAAIVEGLQGEASGDEFLSSEHVISTVKHFLGDGGTEKGVDQGDNLIDEQGLFDLHGQGYVGGLVAGSQSVMASFNSWHGVKNHGNEYLLTDVLKTRMGFDGFVVGDWNGHGQVLGCTNETCPQAVNAGLDMFMVPTDAWKPLYENTIAEVRSGQISQARIDDAVSRILRVKVRAGLFNKPSPANRPLSGKLELIGHESHRQVAKQAVRESLVLLKNGHNTLPLSPKMRVLVAGDGANNIGKQSGGWSITWQGTDNQNSDFPGASSIYDGIKETVLKAGGTATLDIAGQYSEENRPDVAIVVFGEEPYAEGNGDIDNLEYQRGDKRDLALLKRLKSEGIPVVSIFITGRPLWVNPELNASDSFVVAWLPGSEGDAVADVLFSSSDGQVVNDMTGKLSFSWPSTPMQAVVNRFDKDYQPLFKYGHGLSYADKGDSALVSEIKPVDSDILRPLVILKNAVKAPWRLSIGTSADQDLINTSLQTSGPVVMRTIDRVVQEDARKFNLDGKEQGVIRFGANFTRDLRAYEQGNTAVSFDIKLDEFTPQSTQLSMVCDKACGVPVALEEKFKQIAGTGWQTISVDLACFELSSDQLSKVQSPFLFSSKAKITMSLSNIYWLPDYQGQPDVSCH; from the coding sequence ATGAGTGTGCTTGCATACAAACGTTCGCTACTTTCCATCACGATACTAGCAATAACCATGACCAGTGGTTGCAGTAAAGAGGTAGCACCTCAAAAGGAAGATCTAGAGCCTAAAGAGGGCCTCCAAAGCTATGCTTTTGGCGGTAAGGCAGTGGATATCAATATCTGGCCAGCACTTGAGCTCCCCCACCGTAATAGCAGTGAGGTTGAAGGTAAGGTCGCTGAGATTTTAGCGGGGATGACTTTAGAGCAAAAAGTAGCGCAGATGATCCAGCCTGAGATCCGCGATATTAGTGTCGAAGATATGCGTCAATATGGCTTTGGCTCCTACCTAAATGGTGGTGGGGCATACCCCAACAATGATAAGCATGCACTCCCCTCCGATTGGATTGCTCTTGCTGAGAATATGTATCAAGCATCGGTTGATGCAAGCCTTGATGGGTCAAGCATTCCAACCATGTGGGGAACCGATGCCGTACACGGACACAATAATGTGATTGGGGCGACTCTGTTTCCTCACAATATTGGCCTAGGCGCTGCTAACAATCCTGAGCTTATCCGTGAGGTTGCTGCTATTACCGCAAAAGAGGTGATGGTGACAGGGATAGATTGGGTGTTTGCCCCAACCGTTGCTGTTGTACGTGATGACAGGTGGGGGCGAACCTATGAGGGGTACTCTGAAGATCCTGAGATTGTACTGGCTTACTCTGCCGCAATAGTTGAAGGTTTACAAGGCGAGGCCAGTGGTGATGAATTTCTCTCATCTGAGCACGTAATCTCAACGGTTAAGCATTTTCTCGGTGATGGCGGTACTGAAAAGGGCGTTGATCAGGGAGATAACTTGATTGATGAACAGGGGCTGTTTGATCTTCATGGACAGGGTTATGTGGGAGGCTTGGTCGCTGGCTCGCAAAGTGTGATGGCCTCGTTCAATAGCTGGCACGGGGTAAAAAACCACGGTAATGAGTATCTGCTAACCGATGTTCTTAAAACTCGAATGGGTTTCGATGGTTTCGTTGTGGGAGACTGGAACGGTCACGGTCAGGTGTTAGGTTGTACAAATGAGACTTGTCCACAAGCAGTCAATGCTGGACTTGATATGTTTATGGTGCCCACTGATGCGTGGAAACCTCTGTATGAAAACACCATCGCAGAGGTGAGAAGTGGCCAGATATCTCAAGCGAGGATCGATGATGCGGTGAGCCGTATCTTACGTGTCAAAGTGCGTGCTGGATTATTTAATAAACCTAGCCCTGCAAATCGCCCATTATCTGGAAAGCTTGAGCTCATTGGTCATGAAAGTCACCGCCAAGTTGCCAAGCAAGCGGTGAGGGAATCTTTGGTGCTGTTGAAAAATGGCCATAATACCCTACCTCTCTCCCCTAAGATGAGAGTACTGGTTGCGGGAGATGGTGCAAATAACATAGGTAAACAGTCTGGTGGCTGGAGTATTACTTGGCAGGGAACGGACAATCAAAATAGTGACTTTCCAGGTGCAAGCTCTATCTATGATGGGATAAAAGAGACCGTACTTAAAGCGGGTGGCACTGCAACACTGGATATTGCTGGCCAGTATAGCGAGGAAAACCGACCCGATGTGGCGATTGTCGTCTTTGGTGAGGAGCCCTACGCCGAAGGTAATGGTGATATTGATAACTTAGAGTATCAAAGGGGTGATAAAAGAGATCTGGCACTACTGAAAAGACTTAAAAGTGAAGGGATCCCTGTTGTTTCGATTTTTATTACCGGACGTCCTTTATGGGTTAATCCAGAACTCAATGCATCGGACTCCTTTGTGGTAGCTTGGCTTCCAGGAAGTGAAGGTGATGCGGTCGCTGACGTTCTGTTCTCATCCTCTGACGGTCAAGTTGTCAATGATATGACAGGAAAGCTCTCTTTCTCTTGGCCATCAACGCCTATGCAGGCTGTGGTAAATCGCTTTGATAAGGATTACCAACCTCTGTTTAAGTATGGTCATGGTTTATCTTACGCTGATAAAGGTGACTCAGCCTTAGTATCAGAGATTAAGCCTGTCGACTCAGATATTTTACGCCCCTTAGTAATACTTAAAAATGCCGTGAAGGCGCCTTGGCGATTATCCATAGGGACAAGCGCTGATCAAGACTTGATTAACACCAGTTTACAAACCAGTGGTCCTGTGGTGATGCGAACCATTGATAGGGTGGTGCAGGAGGACGCACGTAAGTTTAACTTAGATGGTAAAGAGCAGGGCGTTATCCGTTTTGGGGCAAACTTTACTCGAGACTTACGTGCATATGAGCAGGGAAATACAGCGGTTTCGTTTGATATTAAGCTTGATGAATTCACCCCGCAGAGCACACAACTATCAATGGTTTGTGACAAGGCCTGTGGAGTCCCAGTGGCGCTAGAAGAGAAATTTAAGCAGATCGCGGGCACGGGGTGGCAAACAATATCGGTGGATCTTGCCTGCTTTGAGTTAAGCAGTGATCAGCTTTCAAAAGTTCAAAGCCCATTTCTGTTCTCCTCGAAGGCGAAAATTACCATGAGTCTATCGAATATCTATTGGCTCCCTGATTATCAAGGTCAGCCAGATGTCTCATGTCATTAA
- the rpoD gene encoding RNA polymerase sigma factor RpoD — translation MEQTPQSQLKLLLAKGKEQGYLTYAEVNDHLPADMVDADQIEDIVQMINDMGIRVYEQAPDADEMMMSEDSTDDDAAEEAAAALATVEAELGRTTDPVRMYMREMGTVELLTREGEIVIAKRIEEGINTVQASVAEYPQAIAMILEQYDRYEAEEIRLSDIISGFVDPNAEDVAPTATHVGSELSDEDLDDEDDEDSEDDEDEEEGPKGPDPEEAKERFTQLREAHENTLRVINLKGRGHPESTLALFEIGEIFKEFRLMPKQFDRLVKSMRAMMDRVRVQERLIMKLCVEQAKMPKKNFVKGYTSDESSIAWFDEELASKKPYVEGLEMVEPDVRRCRAKLDAIEKETGLAIAAIKDINRRMSIGEAKARRAKKEMVEANLRLVISIAKKYTNRGLQFLDLIQEGNIGLMKAVDKFEYRRGYKFSTYATWWIRQAITRSIADQARTIRIPVHMIETINKLNRISRQMLQEMGREPSPEELAERMLMPEDKIRKVLKIAKEPISMETPIGDDEDSHLGDFIEDTTLELPLDSATGESLKNATHEVLAGLTAREAKVLRMRFGIDMNTDHTLEEVGKQFDVTRERIRQIEAKALRKLRHPSRSEILKSFLDE, via the coding sequence ATGGAGCAAACTCCTCAGTCGCAACTTAAATTGTTGCTTGCCAAAGGTAAAGAGCAAGGTTACTTAACCTATGCAGAAGTGAACGATCACTTGCCTGCAGATATGGTCGATGCTGATCAGATCGAAGATATTGTCCAGATGATCAACGACATGGGTATTCGCGTCTATGAACAGGCGCCGGATGCTGATGAGATGATGATGTCTGAAGACAGCACCGATGATGATGCTGCTGAAGAAGCTGCTGCTGCACTTGCAACAGTAGAGGCCGAGCTAGGCCGTACAACTGACCCAGTTCGTATGTATATGCGTGAGATGGGTACTGTTGAACTTCTTACCCGTGAAGGCGAGATTGTTATCGCTAAGCGTATTGAAGAGGGGATCAACACAGTTCAGGCATCGGTTGCTGAATACCCACAAGCGATCGCGATGATCCTTGAGCAGTATGACCGCTACGAAGCTGAAGAGATCCGCCTATCGGACATTATCTCAGGTTTTGTTGACCCAAATGCTGAAGATGTTGCGCCAACAGCTACCCACGTCGGTTCAGAACTTTCAGATGAAGATCTGGACGATGAAGATGATGAAGATAGCGAAGATGATGAAGATGAAGAGGAAGGCCCAAAAGGTCCAGATCCTGAAGAAGCGAAAGAGCGCTTTACTCAACTTCGTGAAGCTCATGAGAACACACTTAGAGTTATCAACCTAAAAGGCCGTGGACACCCAGAGTCTACCTTAGCTCTTTTTGAGATCGGTGAGATTTTCAAAGAGTTCCGCTTAATGCCTAAGCAGTTTGACCGCTTAGTGAAAAGCATGCGCGCCATGATGGACAGAGTGCGTGTTCAAGAACGCCTCATCATGAAGCTGTGTGTTGAACAAGCTAAGATGCCGAAGAAAAACTTCGTTAAAGGTTATACCTCTGACGAAAGCAGCATCGCATGGTTTGATGAAGAACTTGCATCGAAAAAGCCTTATGTTGAAGGTTTAGAGATGGTTGAGCCTGATGTTCGACGTTGTCGTGCAAAGCTTGATGCGATAGAAAAAGAGACTGGACTTGCGATTGCGGCTATCAAAGATATCAACCGTCGTATGTCAATCGGTGAAGCTAAAGCTCGCCGTGCTAAGAAAGAGATGGTTGAAGCTAACTTACGTCTAGTTATCTCAATCGCCAAAAAGTACACCAACCGTGGCCTACAGTTCTTGGATCTTATCCAGGAAGGTAACATTGGTCTAATGAAAGCGGTTGATAAGTTTGAATACCGTCGTGGTTACAAGTTCTCGACCTATGCAACTTGGTGGATCCGTCAGGCGATCACTCGCTCAATTGCTGACCAAGCAAGAACGATCCGTATTCCAGTGCACATGATTGAGACAATCAACAAGCTAAACCGTATCTCTCGTCAAATGCTACAAGAGATGGGTCGTGAGCCCTCTCCTGAAGAGTTGGCAGAACGCATGTTGATGCCTGAAGATAAGATCCGTAAGGTCCTTAAGATTGCTAAAGAGCCAATCTCAATGGAAACCCCTATCGGTGATGATGAAGATTCGCACTTAGGTGATTTCATCGAAGATACTACGCTTGAGCTACCTTTAGACTCAGCAACAGGCGAAAGCTTGAAGAACGCTACTCACGAAGTCTTAGCAGGCCTAACGGCTCGTGAAGCTAAAGTACTGCGTATGCGTTTTGGTATCGACATGAACACTGACCACACGCTTGAAGAGGTAGGTAAGCAGTTTGACGTAACACGTGAGCGTATTCGTCAGATTGAAGCTAAGGCGCTGCGTAAGCTACGTCACCCTTCTCGCTCAGAGATCTTAAAATCTTTCCTAGACGAGTAG
- a CDS encoding GatB/YqeY domain-containing protein, which translates to MSLVDQLKDQMKQAMRAKEKVSLGTIRMALAAIKQIEVDTRETLTDDQAIAVLTKMVKQRRDSIAQYSAAGRDELAAIEADEIKVLEDFLPQPLSEEEIAQLVDASITEMGASSMADMGKVMGALKPKVLGRADMAAIGAMIRAKLK; encoded by the coding sequence ATGAGCCTAGTTGATCAGCTAAAAGACCAAATGAAACAAGCCATGCGTGCCAAAGAAAAGGTGAGCTTGGGGACGATTCGTATGGCACTGGCCGCCATCAAGCAGATTGAAGTGGATACCCGCGAAACTCTAACTGATGATCAGGCTATAGCGGTCTTAACCAAAATGGTTAAACAGCGTCGCGATTCAATTGCACAATATAGTGCAGCTGGACGTGACGAACTAGCAGCAATTGAAGCAGACGAAATCAAGGTTCTTGAAGACTTTCTGCCTCAACCTCTTTCAGAAGAGGAAATTGCTCAGCTAGTTGATGCAAGCATCACTGAGATGGGTGCATCCTCCATGGCGGATATGGGTAAAGTAATGGGAGCGTTAAAACCTAAGGTCTTAGGCAGAGCGGACATGGCGGCAATTGGCGCTATGATCAGAGCAAAACTTAAGTAA